A segment of the Lolium perenne isolate Kyuss_39 chromosome 3, Kyuss_2.0, whole genome shotgun sequence genome:
CAATATTTGGTGGTGAATACATATGACTTTGGGTCCAATTGTTGTTGGGTCTGACAGGATTCATCGTTGAGGTGGTTCCTGCCATCCTATGTTTTCTCTTTGGTGACGGACACGACCACGAATGATGGCTCTGACGTCTAAAgctatgttttttttttctttttctatgtTTACTTCGTGTGTAAGCACTATATACTAAGCCCGCTggaggctttattaatttaaagctcgACGTTTGACGCCTTTTATCTAAAACGATATTCAAGAAGTTATGAGAAATGCATAGGGACATCGGTCAATGGTTTTCAGTAGCTCCTCCTCCCTATCGGCCATCTCTTTGCCCTGCGCCGTGGTGAAGCGTGGCGGCAACTTGCACGGATAAGAGTTGTGCCTCTTCTTTGAGCTATAACGGCATGCATAGGCACTAAAATGATGTAAAACTGACGACTCAAGTTTTTGGCCTGATTTTGCCATTTGTGCCGGTGGAGCAACGGATCATCTACTTACGAGAAATAAGATGGATTTGCTTCTCCCTTTATATTATTATTTACCAAGTTTTGTAAATTTTCTCGTCAAGGCCGAGCAGCATGCGCCTTCTCCCTCTTCTGAATGTTTCTTAGCAACTCCTCCTCTTTGTCGGCCATCTCCTTGGCCTGAGCCGTGGTGAAGGGTGGCGGCAGCGTGCACGGATCAGAGTCGGCGGCTCGCCTCTCCATGGAATCCATCATGCAGGGCCGGTGCTGGTCGTCGGCAGGGCATACCAGGGAGTACGTGCAGATCTCGACGGCTTTCTCCGGGACGGTGGGCTTGTACCGGAGCAGCTTGGCGTACTCGGTGAGCAGGTGCAGCATGTAGTCGTAGACGTAGTCCATGCTCATCTCCTCTCTGGCGAACCGGCTGCCTTGCTCGCCGATGAGCTGCGCCTCGACAGGGTGCTGGTTGCCCCAGTCGACGGCGAACTTGATGGACTCGCACATGCGGTTCCGGTCAATGGGCCAGTAGTGCTTGCCGGCGACGAGACCCCTCGACATGATGTCCTGGAAGGGCGTCACCACGAACAGCACCGGCGAGTCGCACGCCAGGATGTACTTCTCGCTCACTGACCATGCGTTCCCCTCGATGTATATCTTGTACCTGAATGTATGTACTAGTATTAACCAACCATCGGTCGATCATAAAAATTTGAAACAGTAGTGTAGGCATGGGCAGGCGTTATCGAGAACGAAATATATATACCTGTATAAGCATTGCTTGGGAATGCTGGAATCTTTGAGACCGTTTTGTCTCGCTTTCCCCCAGTCCTAAAGCCATACATGAAGGTAAGAAGGGTTAATTTGTGGATTCAGTAACCGGTGACTTTCTTTGTTGCCAATGACAGATTTTAGAGAACTAAGATGTTTGTTCACTAGTACTGAAAGTAGTACGTACCTGGTTGAAGAGGCGGGCGTTCCATTCCTTGCCGTTGGAGACATTGCATTTCATCATGTCGTGGCGTATGCGGTATCTGTCGGGGTTGCCCTTCCAGAACGCGAGCGGCTCCCTCTGCGTCCACGGCACGCGTTTGTTCTCGCGCTCAATCTCCGCCAGCATGGGCGTCCATGGCCGGATGCCCACCTCCGGCCATCCCCAGAACGACCAGTCGGGGAACACGATGTCCAGCGTCGACTTGTCCTTGCAGTAGCGGAACACCGGCGGCGCGTCGGACGGCGTCGCGAACTCGGCGGCGCGCACCTGGCCCGGGTCGTCGCAGGCGAACATGATGTCGAGGTCGGGGACGCGGCCGGGGTAGCGGCGCATCAGTTGCAGGATGCCCCACTGCGTGAACACGTCCCGCATCTGGAAGGCGACCTGGTACGTCTCCACGTACGCGCGCCCGTCCACCACAACCAGCCGGAAGTAGGCGTACTTGCGAGCGCGCTCCATGGCGTCGCGTGTGATCCCCGCGCCGCGCCAGGGCCGCAGGTCGTCGTGGATGTACCGGAAGTAGTCcgggcacgacggcgtggtgctgGCAGCGGCAGGCCAACGCCATGGCGGCGGTGCTGCTGTTGCGGGGCATGTCGTTGATGTGCCATTGCTGCAGGTGAACGGAGTTGTATAATTGGAGAGGCTGTGGTTACGAGGTCGTCCAGTGTTGATGCTGCTTATGTTGCCGAGGATAAACAACTGTGCGTCCATAACAGTGAAGATAACTAATGTGTCACAACTCACAAGTAATCCACAAGTGGCAAAGTATATGCATTCGCATGGTCTAGCTTATGTTGCATAATAATCATAAAGAACTTATGAAGTTTCATTAACGTGTTATTTCGTGTATATAAAAATAATTGAAAGTAATTTTTATGTCAAATCGTCTTTGCGTTGCAACTACAATGTTTTGATCACTGTAGCGGGatcttttgtttttcttcttctttttcgaaGTACAACTATGTGCATCCGTATTTTTTTAGGACAT
Coding sequences within it:
- the LOC127340900 gene encoding uncharacterized protein, with the translated sequence MRRSSHAMSGEGDEEEAAALVASAEPPQTSMSSGVASIMVGLVFLALLIGFSRWINLDDNLFILGNISSINTGRPRNHSLSNYTTPFTCSNGTSTTCPATAAPPPWRWPAAASTTPSCPDYFRYIHDDLRPWRGAGITRDAMERARKYAYFRLVVVDGRAYVETYQVAFQMRDVFTQWGILQLMRRYPGRVPDLDIMFACDDPGQVRAAEFATPSDAPPVFRYCKDKSTLDIVFPDWSFWGWPEVGIRPWTPMLAEIERENKRVPWTQREPLAFWKGNPDRYRIRHDMMKCNVSNGKEWNARLFNQDWGKARQNGLKDSSIPKQCLYRYKIYIEGNAWSVSEKYILACDSPVLFVVTPFQDIMSRGLVAGKHYWPIDRNRMCESIKFAVDWGNQHPVEAQLIGEQGSRFAREEMSMDYVYDYMLHLLTEYAKLLRYKPTVPEKAVEICTYSLVCPADDQHRPCMMDSMERRAADSDPCTLPPPFTTAQAKEMADKEEELLRNIQKREKAHAARP